Proteins from one bacterium genomic window:
- a CDS encoding sigma 54-interacting transcriptional regulator — protein MNKQEASSEKDIILDSITDGVFTVDKEWRVTSFNRAAELITGIPKKEAIGQPCKYVFRASICEERCALLHTSESGEPVTNLPVYFLRADGTKVPVSISTALLRNSQGKVIGGVETFRDLSAVEELRRKLRSSYTFSDIVSRNHRMREIFDILPVIAESPATVLVEGESGTGKELVCRAIHDLSSRRNGPFVAVNCAALPDTLLESELFGYKAGAFTDARTDKPGRFALAEGGTILLDEIGDISPALQVRLLRLLQEKVYEPLGSIKPEKADVRILTATNRNLEELVKNGAFRSDLYYRINVIRLFIPPLRERRDDIPLLAEHFIERFNTLHSREIERISDAAMAALLEHDYPGNIRELENAIEHAFVLCAGTVILPEHLPPQFRKKTAVPSLTQESGFSLRDIEARAITEALRCNNGNKASAARALGIGRKTLYRKIEEYGITSESHEE, from the coding sequence ATGAATAAACAGGAAGCTTCAAGCGAAAAGGACATCATCCTCGATTCCATCACGGACGGGGTGTTTACGGTCGACAAGGAATGGCGAGTGACCTCCTTTAACCGTGCCGCGGAACTCATAACCGGCATTCCGAAAAAGGAAGCCATCGGCCAGCCCTGCAAGTATGTGTTCAGAGCATCCATCTGCGAGGAACGATGCGCGCTCCTCCACACCTCGGAAAGCGGGGAACCGGTCACCAACCTGCCCGTGTATTTTCTCCGGGCCGACGGGACAAAGGTTCCGGTGAGCATCTCGACCGCACTCCTCCGCAATTCCCAAGGAAAAGTCATCGGCGGAGTCGAAACGTTCCGCGACCTGAGCGCCGTGGAAGAGCTCAGGCGTAAACTGCGGAGCAGTTATACCTTTTCCGATATAGTCAGCCGCAATCACCGGATGAGAGAAATCTTCGACATCCTGCCTGTCATCGCCGAAAGCCCGGCCACTGTCCTCGTGGAAGGAGAAAGCGGCACCGGCAAGGAGCTTGTCTGCCGTGCAATCCATGACCTCAGTTCCCGGCGGAACGGCCCGTTTGTGGCGGTAAACTGCGCGGCCCTGCCGGACACGCTTCTCGAAAGCGAGCTTTTCGGATACAAAGCCGGGGCTTTCACCGATGCCCGTACCGACAAACCGGGGCGGTTCGCGCTCGCGGAAGGCGGCACCATACTGCTCGATGAAATCGGCGACATTTCGCCCGCCCTCCAGGTCAGGCTCCTCCGGCTCCTCCAGGAAAAGGTATATGAGCCGCTCGGATCGATAAAACCTGAAAAGGCCGATGTCCGTATCCTGACAGCCACCAACCGCAATCTTGAAGAGCTGGTGAAAAATGGCGCCTTCAGGAGCGATCTCTATTACCGCATCAATGTGATCAGGCTCTTTATCCCGCCGCTCAGGGAACGGAGGGACGATATCCCCCTGCTTGCGGAACATTTCATCGAACGCTTCAATACACTCCACTCGCGGGAAATCGAACGGATTTCGGATGCAGCCATGGCGGCTCTGCTGGAACACGATTATCCCGGCAATATACGGGAACTCGAAAACGCCATCGAGCATGCCTTTGTTCTCTGCGCAGGCACGGTAATTCTTCCCGAGCACCTGCCGCCGCAGTTCAGAAAAAAAACCGCAGTACCCTCTCTGACACAGGAATCCGGTTTTTCTCTGCGGGATATCGAGGCTCGCGCCATCACCGAAGCCCTCAGGTGTAACAACGGCAACAAAGCCTCAGCTGCCCGCGCGCTCGGAATCGGCCGGAAAACCCTCTACCGCAAGATAGAGGAATACGGTATCACCAGCGAAAGTCACGAAGAATAG